Genomic segment of Paenibacillus sp. FSL R5-0912:
AAGCATAAACGGAAGCCGTCTGCCTTCATCAATGATATTCCGCTCAAATACAAGTTTTTGTTTATCTACTTACTGTGTGTTCTCGTCCCCATACTCAGCATCAACGCCCTTTTTTATGTACAGATCAGCCGCAACGTGGAAGTACGGGAGAGGGAGAATCTGGGGATTTCGGTAGACCGGGTGGTCTATGATCTGATGCAGATCGTGAATGAATGTGTGGCGATCAGCAATACGGTGGCTGCAGACCGGCCCTATATGGAAATGATGGATTATGCCTACCCGGATAATGAGGCTTATTATGATGCCTATAACGATTTTCTCAAGGACAAGCTACGGCAGTACAGCAATCTCCACTCCTATATTTACTGGATGGGCATATATACCTCCAATCCGACGATCCAGAATGGCAGCAGCTATTTCATTCTGTCAGACAAGGATAAGCAGAGTGAATGGTACCGAAAAATATCAAGCAGCACAGACAAGGTGCTTCTAACCTCCTATCAGGGGACCAACCCGCTTAATCCGCCCCAGCAGGAGGTGTTTGTCAGCCTGATCCGCAAGCTGGATAACTTTACGGGCCAGCCCTACAATAAGTATTTGCGGATTGATCTGCGGCTGAACAATGTGCAGGAGCTGTTCCAGAAGGAGCGTGATTACCTGAATTTCAAGCTGATGGATGAGAAGAACCGGATCGTGCTTGCATCGGGCCAATCCTTCTACTCGCTGGATGCCAATGCTCTGCTGAATGTGGACACGAGCCTGGATCAGCCTTCAGAGCAGATTGTCCGTACGCTCAGCAGTGCAGCCTACACAAAGGGCTGGCGGCTGGTCGGAACTCCGGAGGGCCGGAAGGTGAATCATGAAATGGTCCATGCGCTAAGGGTCTCACTGATTCTTGCTCTATTAACTATAATCCTCCCTACCCTGCTCATGATTGTGATTATAAGGTCCTATAATCTGCGGGTCAGATTGCTCTACAAGCATATGAAGCTGGTCAAATATGAACAGTTCGAGAGCATTGATATGTATGAGGGGAAGGATGAAATCGGCGGACTGATCCGCAGCTTCAATCTGATGACCGGGAAAATCCGCAATCTGATCAATGATGTCTATAAGCTGGAGATTCAGAAGAAGGACCTGGAGCTTGAACGGGTACGGGCAGAGCTCAAATATCTGGAAAGCCAGGTGGACCCTCATTTCCTCTTCAATACGCTGAATGCCATATTGGTCATTTGCAAGAAATATAAGTATGAACAAGTCACGGATGTCATCCGCAATCTGGCTCTGATTATGCGCAGGCTGCTAAGCTGGAAGGATGACCTTATTACCGTAGAGGAAGAAGTCTCTTTTATCGAAATGTATCTGCAGATTGAGAAGTTCCGCTTTCAGAACCGGTTCTCTTATGTAATTGATATTGAGCCTGAGGTGCTGAAATGCCGGATTCCCAAGATGAGCATACAGGCATTGGTGGAGAATTCCTGCAAGCATGGCCTGCAGTCGGTCAAATGGGCCAGGAAAATCCACGTGTCCGCTGCGAGGGATGACGCAGGTCTGCTGATCGTAGTGACGGACAATGGCAAGGGAATCGAGAAGGAGAAGCTGGAATGGATCAAGTCCCATCTGGAAACGGAGCAGGATTCCGGACAAAATGTCGGGCTTCGCAATGTGTATAAACGCTTGATGTTGTACTATAACGGCAGAGCCAAGTTCAGCATTGAGAGCACCGAATATGAACAGACGGTCATTACCATCCGGATTCCCGAGGACTTGAGCCTGGATCTGATAGTGGAGGGATCTCATGTATAAAGTGGTACTCGCGGATGATGAAACCATCGCATTAGAGGGTTTACGGACGCAGACGGATTGGGAAGAGCTGGGCTTTGAAATCTGCGGGGCCTGCGAGAATGGGGAGGAAGCGCTGGCTGCGATTGTACAAAACTCGCCCGATCTAGTGATTACCGATATCCGTATGCCCGGGATCGACGGGCTGGAGCTGATAGGGCGCGTGTGCAGCCTTCAGATGGAGCAGCCGATCTTCATCGTGCTTAGCGGCTACGGCGAATTTGAATATGCTAGAACTGCCATTCGTTATGGGGTAAGACACTATCTGCTGAAGCCGGTCGTTGAGGCCGAATGGGATAAGGTGCTTACAGACATTACGGATGAGCTGGAGCTGCGTGTTAAGCAGAGGATGCAGCAGAGTATGCTGGCGAGCCGGCTGCTGCCACTGGCGATTGCGCGCATGCTTGAGGGTCACTGGGCCGAGCCTGAAGAGGAGGCGGCGGAGCAGATGGACCGTCTGGATGAGACCGTCACGGGCTGGACGTATCTGCATGTGGAGGGACATAGCAGCAATATCTCAGAGCTGTGCCGGGAGCTCGCCGGACCAGCAGGTGCCCTGTTCATTGACCTGCCAGGCGATCAAGCCGGGCTCGTTGTGGAGAGCGCGGAAGCGGCGGCAGGGCTGTCGGAGCAGCTATGTGCCGGGCTGACCCTCAGCGGTGTGAAGGGCTCCGTAAGCATCGGGCCAAGTGTGCGGTCACTGCGCGAGCTGCCTGTCTCCTACAGGGAAGCGGCAGGGGCTGCGGCCCGCCACTACTTCTATTCGGGCGGGAGCAGTCCGGTGGATTCGGCTATTGAAGGCGAGGGCCAGGTGAACTACAATCTCCCTGCCACGGAGTTGATTGAGGAAATGATAAGCGCTGTGGAAAGGCTGCAGGAGAAGAAGGTTCTGGAGAAGCTGAACGAGATGTTTGGCGTGTTCAAGGAGAACCGGACAGATCCGGGAGTCGTTCAGATGACGAGCATGGATATCATGCTGAGAAGCATGGAATTGCTGAAGGAATTCGGCGGAGTGGATGATCAGTGGAGCGGCACGCTTGATTGTTTCAGAACAGAGCCCAAATCGCTGGAAGCCCTGCAAGCCACCCTTCAGAACGTACTGGAAACGTGTATGAATTCTATCCGGCAGCACAAGGAACGCAACTCCGAGCATCCGCTTATCCGCGTAGAATGCTTCTTGAGGGATCATTATTCCAGGCATTTGACTGTCAAAGAGGTTGCCGAGCATTTCTATATCAATCCGGTGTACCTGGGTCAGGCCTTCATCAAAAAGCATGGGATCAGCATTCTGGAGTACATTCACAATCTGCGTATAGAAGCAGCCAAGAAGCGGCTGATCGAAACTCACGACACCGTCAGAAGCATTGTGGAGAGTGTGGGGTATGTGCACTATCATCATTTCCTGAGAGAGTTCGAGAAGCGGACGGCACTCAAGCCGGTAGCATTCCGGGAACAGGCCCAATCTGAACAAGGCTAGGGCATCCATTTATTTATTAGGGTCCAAGTCTTTACTATGGTGATGGTAAACGCATTCAAATCCGTTATGATAGAGATAGCTGTCCTAAAATTGTGATTCACAGGAGGTTAGAAAAGATGAAGCAAGCCAGCAGCGAAATTCCTGCATTACATGAAATGTTCCGGGATGCCTTCAAGATAGGGGCTGCCGTCAGTACTGGCATTATATCTGCTCAGGGTTCTTTCATTGCCAAGCATTACAACAGTATTACTGCCGAGAATGAAATGAAGCCGGTAGAGCTTCAGCCGGAGGAAGGGAGCTATACCTTCGATGCTGCGGACCGTATCTTTGAATTCGCAGAGGCACATGGAATCGGCGTCCGGGGACATACGCTTCTATGGCATAATCAGACAGGGGACTGGATGTTCCGGAATGCAGAGGGCGGCCCTTGCAGCAGAGAGGAATTACTGACCCGCCTGCAGACTCACATCAACACGGTTGTGGGGCGTTACCGGGGACGGGCCTACGCCTGGGATGTGGTTAATGAAGCTATTGAGGATAAATCCGATCAATATCTGCGGGAGACCCGCTGGCTGGAGATGATCGGCGAGGATTATCTCCGCCATGCTTTTGAGATGGCACATCAGGCGGACCCTGACGCTCTTCTGTTCTACAACGACTATAATGAGACCGATCCTGTCAAAAGCGTCAAAATCCACAAGCTGGTCCGCAGCCTGCTCGATCA
This window contains:
- a CDS encoding sensor histidine kinase; translated protein: MKHKRKPSAFINDIPLKYKFLFIYLLCVLVPILSINALFYVQISRNVEVRERENLGISVDRVVYDLMQIVNECVAISNTVAADRPYMEMMDYAYPDNEAYYDAYNDFLKDKLRQYSNLHSYIYWMGIYTSNPTIQNGSSYFILSDKDKQSEWYRKISSSTDKVLLTSYQGTNPLNPPQQEVFVSLIRKLDNFTGQPYNKYLRIDLRLNNVQELFQKERDYLNFKLMDEKNRIVLASGQSFYSLDANALLNVDTSLDQPSEQIVRTLSSAAYTKGWRLVGTPEGRKVNHEMVHALRVSLILALLTIILPTLLMIVIIRSYNLRVRLLYKHMKLVKYEQFESIDMYEGKDEIGGLIRSFNLMTGKIRNLINDVYKLEIQKKDLELERVRAELKYLESQVDPHFLFNTLNAILVICKKYKYEQVTDVIRNLALIMRRLLSWKDDLITVEEEVSFIEMYLQIEKFRFQNRFSYVIDIEPEVLKCRIPKMSIQALVENSCKHGLQSVKWARKIHVSAARDDAGLLIVVTDNGKGIEKEKLEWIKSHLETEQDSGQNVGLRNVYKRLMLYYNGRAKFSIESTEYEQTVITIRIPEDLSLDLIVEGSHV
- a CDS encoding response regulator transcription factor, with the protein product MYKVVLADDETIALEGLRTQTDWEELGFEICGACENGEEALAAIVQNSPDLVITDIRMPGIDGLELIGRVCSLQMEQPIFIVLSGYGEFEYARTAIRYGVRHYLLKPVVEAEWDKVLTDITDELELRVKQRMQQSMLASRLLPLAIARMLEGHWAEPEEEAAEQMDRLDETVTGWTYLHVEGHSSNISELCRELAGPAGALFIDLPGDQAGLVVESAEAAAGLSEQLCAGLTLSGVKGSVSIGPSVRSLRELPVSYREAAGAAARHYFYSGGSSPVDSAIEGEGQVNYNLPATELIEEMISAVERLQEKKVLEKLNEMFGVFKENRTDPGVVQMTSMDIMLRSMELLKEFGGVDDQWSGTLDCFRTEPKSLEALQATLQNVLETCMNSIRQHKERNSEHPLIRVECFLRDHYSRHLTVKEVAEHFYINPVYLGQAFIKKHGISILEYIHNLRIEAAKKRLIETHDTVRSIVESVGYVHYHHFLREFEKRTALKPVAFREQAQSEQG
- a CDS encoding endo-1,4-beta-xylanase: MKQASSEIPALHEMFRDAFKIGAAVSTGIISAQGSFIAKHYNSITAENEMKPVELQPEEGSYTFDAADRIFEFAEAHGIGVRGHTLLWHNQTGDWMFRNAEGGPCSREELLTRLQTHINTVVGRYRGRAYAWDVVNEAIEDKSDQYLRETRWLEMIGEDYLRHAFEMAHQADPDALLFYNDYNETDPVKSVKIHKLVRSLLDQNTPIHGIGMQGHWNIYGPSIEEIRSALELYVSLGLKIQITELDISMFRHDDKRTDLKAPTEEMLRLQEERYAEIFALLLEYKDSIDSVTFWGVADDYTWLDGFPVRGRKNWPFLFDEQKQPKASFTRLAGLTASQS